The Kribbella sp. HUAS MG21 genome includes the window TCAGGATGCGTTCGATCGTCTCGTATCACGAGATTCGCACTGGCGGTCGCCGTGGCCCGTTCGTTACCGTTCTCGGCAGGTCATGAGTGCCAGCGACAAGCCCCGGCTAGCTGGCCGGCAACCCTCCTCCGCGGTGGGGTGCCCCGGGTGAAGACCAGGCCGTGCGGATACCCCGTTCGGCAAGCGCGGACTTCCTGGGAGCAGCAGCATGTCGATCCTGTCCATCCTCGAGCCGGCCAGCACGACGACCCCGCGGCCGACCGTCACCCGGCAGGTCACCGGAAACATCCCCACCACCGTCGGCTCGGACCTGCTGGTCCCGCTCGCCGACGGCCGGGTCACCGACTACGCGAACTTCGACCACGGTGCCAGCGCGCCGTGTCTGGAGTCCGTCCGGGCCAGCGTCGAGGCGGCGCTGCCGTCGTACGCCTCGGTGCACCGTGGCAACGGGTACGCCTCGCGGATCACCACCCAGTGGTACGAGCGGGCCCGCGCCGAGGTCCACAGCTTCGTCGGTGCCCGTGCGGACGACCAGGTGATCTTCACCCGGCAGACCACCGATGCGCTCAACCTGCTCGCCCACGCTGTGCCGCGGGATGCGACCGTGATCGTGTTCGAGTCCGAGCACCACGCCGCCCTCCTCCCCTGGCCGGCCGAGCGGACCGTGCGCCTCAAGGCACCGGCCACGCAGGCCGAGGCCGTGTCGAACGTCGCCGACGTGCTCCGGCAGGCCCCCGAGGGCCCGCGGCTCGTCGTGGTCACCGGCGCGTCCAACGTCACCGGGGAGATCTTCCCGATCGCGGAGATCGCCAAGGTGGCCAAGGCGCACGGCGCCCGGGTCTGTCTCGACGCCGCCCAACTCGCGCCGCACCGTCCGGTCGACATCGCCACCCTGGACGTCGACTGGGTCGCCCTGTCCGGCCACAAGCTCTACGCGCCGTACGGCGCCGGCGCGCTGATCGGCCGCTCCGACTGGCTCGACGCCGCGGAGCCGTACCTGTACGGCGGTGGCGCGACGCACGCCGTCACCGGCGACACCGTCGTGTGGACGACCGGCCCGGCGCGCCACGAGGGCGGCTCCCCGAACGTCATCGGCGCGATCGCGCTGGCCTCCGCCTGCGCGGCGATCAGCAAGCACCGCGACGCCATCGAGCAGCACGAACGCAGCCTGCTGGCCCGCCTGCGCACCGGTCTTGCCCAGATCGACAAGGTCACGACGTACTCGATCTTCGGCGAGGACGCGGACCGCGTCGGCACCGTGTGCTTCACCGTCGAAGGCCTGACCTCGACGCTGGTGTCAGCGGCGCTGAGCGCCGAGTACGGCATCGGCGTCCGGGACGGCAAGTTCTGCGCCCACCCGCTGGTCGGGCACCTGCTCGCCAACTCCCCCGAGCACGGTACGGCGGTCCGCGCCAGCCTCGGCCTCGGGACGACGCGTGAGCACGTCGACCGGCTCGTCGACGCCGTCCGCACGCTGGCCGGCACCGGTCCGCGGACGGAGTACGCGGAGACCGCGCACGGCTGTCAGCCGTCCGACGATCCCCGCGACCTCCGGGCCCCGCGCATCTGGTGACCTGACCGGCCACCCTCCTACTGCTCAGGAGGCAGAAGTCCTACGTGGTGAGCAGCGAACGCCAGTAGGTCTGCCCATTCCGACGCGACCATCGCGGCGGGCTTGCCGAAGCCATGGCCGGTGTTGACCTCGACCCGGGTCAAGACCGGCTGCGGACCGGACTGGGCGTGCTGCAGGGCAGCGATGAACTTGTGACTGTGCAGAGGCACCACCCGGTCGTCGTGGTCGCCGGTGACCACGAGCGTCGCCGGGTACGCCGTCCCGTCGCTGACGCGATGCAGCGGCGAGTAGGCCAGCAGGTCCTCGAACTGCTCCGGGTCGTCGGGCAGGCCGTAGTCGGACGCCCACGCCGCTCCCACGGTGAACAGGTGGAACCGGAGCATGTCCAGCACGCCCACACCTGGCAGGGCCACCGCGAACAGGTCCGGCCGCTGCGTCATGACCGCACCGACGAGCAGGCCGCCGTTGCTGCGGCCGTGGATCGCCAGCTGCTCCGGAGTGGTCACGCCGGTGTCCCGCAGGTGCTCGGCCACCGCGATGAAGTCGTCGAACACGTTCTGCTTGTTCTTCAGCCGGCCCGCGTCGTGCCACTCGGACCCGTACTCGCCACCGCCCCGCAGGTTCGTGATCACCAGAACGCCGCCCGCGGCCAGCCACGCCGGCCACCCGGGCCGGTAGTCGGCCTCGATCGGGATGCGGAATCCGCCGTACCCCCACATCAGCGTCGGACGCGGCGCGTCGAAGTCCAGGTCGGACCGGGTGATCAGGAAGTACGGCACCTCGCGTCCGGGCGCGACGTGGCGCGTCACGGTGACCTGCGGTGGCGTGAACCCACCAGAGCCGCGGACCAGCTCCGGCAACGCGCGGACGTCGCCTGACCCGGTCGAGACGACGTACGAGAGTGTGGGATCGGTCGTCGTCGACAGGCCGATGAACAGTTCGTCGTACTCCGGTCCGGCGTTGAGGCCGACCACTCCCCCGCCGGGTACGTCGACCACGCGCCGGCCGGAACCGTCCAGCGCGTAGAGCGTCAGCTGCGGCTGCGCGTCGACAAGCGTCAACGTGGCCAGGCCGTTCGCCGTACCGCGGACTGCCTGGAGCGTGGCCTCGCCCTCCGGGATGAGGTCGGTGAACTCACCCTCCAGGTTGGACAGCACGACCCGGCCGCGCGAGGCGTCGCGGTCGGTCCGCAGCACCAGCTGGTCGCCGGACATCCGGACGAAGGCGATCTCGTCCGCGAACTCGTCCACTACCTTCGTCGGCTCGCCCAGCCCGTCGCTGGTGATCTGGTAGACCCAGAGCCTCGTGCTGGGGTCGGTGCCCTCGGTGATGTGCACGACGAGGTACCTGTCGTCGTCGGACACTTCCGGCGTGATGAAGTACCGGTCCTGGCCCGGGAAGCTCAGCACGAGTTCGTCCTCGGACTGCGGTGTACCGACCCGGTGCAGCTTCAGCTGCCCGCCGGACAAGGAGGTGGTCTCAGTGCCTTCGCTGCGCCCGCTGGACGGGTAGTGCAGGTACAGGTACGCCGAACTGTCCGGGAGCCAGGTCGCCTCGCAGAACTTCGCCTCCGACACCCCGTCGTCCACCGGCGTCCCGGTGGCGATGTCGAGCAGCCGGAACGTCGTCCAGTCGCTGCCGCTCTCGTTGATGCCGTAGGCGAAGTACTTCCCGTCCGGGCTGACGGTGAACGAGCCCAGCGAGTCGGTGCCGTCAGCCGACAAGGTGTTCGGGTCGATCAGCACACGACCGGCCGACACAAGCTCGTCGAGCGACTCGGCCACGTAGATGACGTCCTGGGCCTGCGTGCCGTCGTTGCGGCCGACGAAATACCAGCCGGCCTTCTTCACGGGCACACCGGCCCGCGGGCGCGCGAGGATCGCGGACATCGTGGTCTGGAACCAGCCGCGCTCGGCGTACGTGGCCAGCTCGGCCTGGGTGTACTCGTTCTGCCGGCGCACCCAGTCCTGGGTGTCGGCCGAGTCGGGGTCCTCCAGCCAGCGGTACGGGTCGGCGATCTGGTGTCCGTGCAGCGTCTCGACCACGTCGTCGCGGCGGCTCTCCGGGTAGGTCATACCGCCAAACCTAATGCGGGTATGGCGGACACGCGCGGCGGACCGTCACACTGCGACCGTGGGGAACACCGGGGACCATCTGCTGGCGGCTGCCGCGGTCGCCGGTGACCGGGTGCGTCTCGACGTCCTGCAGCAGGTGGTCGCGATGCCGCCCGGCGATTTCCTGGCCGCGGTCGACACCCTGGTGCGTTCCGGCGCCCTGGTCCTGCCACCGGACTCCGGCGAGGCCTGGTTCGCCGACGAGTCCGTACGGCGTGACGCCCTGGCGCAGCTACCGCTCGGCGCCCGGGCCGACCTGCACCGCCGTACTGCGGAGGCGCTGGATCCCAGCACCGACCAGGCAGAGATCGTGCGGCACTGGTCGGCCGCAGTCGCGACAACTCCCGAACCACTGCACAGGGCACACCTGCAGCTCCAGCTCGCCTTGGCCGCCATACGTGCCGGGGACCTGTCAGCTGCACACGCTGCGGTGCAAGCGGCCGTCACCACCGCCAGGAAGTCACAGGCGACCGAGCTGCTCGCCGAGGCAGCAGTAACGCTGGAGCCGATCGGCCAGGCCGCCTGGGACGGGGACATCCACCAGTGGTGTACCGAGGCACTAGCCGCGCCTGACCTCACCCCACACGCGCGAGTGCACCTGCTCGCCCGCCAGACACAGGCGGCCGTCTACCTCGCGCGCTGGCACGAGGCAGTCAGCACGAGCTCCGACGCGCTCACGCAGGCCGAGGCGCTCGGCGACGCCGACCTGCTCGTCGAGGCGCTCACCGCCCGGCAGCTCGCGACCAGCGGCCCCGACGACGTCGACGAACTCGCGGCAGCGGCGGACCGGATGATCGACCTCGGTACGTCGACCGGCCGGGCGGAGGTCGAGCTGCGCGGCCGCCTCTGGCGGATCGACGCGCTCTGGTACCACGGCGACCTGGCGGCGATCGCCGCGGAGACCGGGCGGCTCGCGAGCTGCGCCGAGCGGGTCGACGGCCCGCACGGCCGCTGGCACGTCCTCATCACCCGGGCCTCGCTCGCGCTGGCGCGGGCGGAGTTCGACGAGGCCGAGGCAATGCTCGGTGAGGCCCTCGACTGGTTCCGCCGGATCGGCCACCCGGTAGTGCACGGCGCCGAGGTGTCGACCCGGATGCTGCTCGGTCACCATCGCGGCCACTCCGACGAGATGCTCGGACCGGACGTGTGGCAGTTCGGGACGGACTCCCGCTGGGACCTGTTCGCGCGCCTCTGCCGCGCCTTCGTCCTCCTCGACGCGGGTCGCCGCGACGAGGCCGCCGCGCTGTACCAGCGCTGTGGCCGGCCCGACTCCTGGCAGGCACCGCGCGCCGGCGAACTGCTTCTGCACACCTTCACGGCCAGGGTCGCCGCCGGCCTGGGCATCACCGACGACGTCCGCGGCGCCCGCGCGCAGCTCGAACCCCACCGAGGCCGGTACGTCGTCGGCGGCGGAGGCGGGACCAACTTCCTCGGACCGGTCGAACTGGCGCTCGGCGTCTGCGCGGCAGCCCTCGGCGAGTGGAACGCGGCCGTCACCGACCTCCGCCAAGCGATCGTGCTGTGCCGGTCGATCGGCGCGCCCGGCTTCGCCGTCGAAGCCGCCTGCCTACTGGCCGAGGTCTACGACCGCTCCGGACAACAGGCGCAGGCCCGCGCAACAGCCGCCGAAACCGTCCCGCTGGCGAAGGCCCTCCGCATGACGCCGTGGTTGGAGCGTCTCGAGAGACCGGACGACCCCCTGAGTCCGCGCGAGCGCGAAGTCGCTCGCCTCGTCGCCGCCGGGCTCAGTAACCGCGGCATCGCCGCCGCCCTGGTGATCTCCGAACGCACCGCCCAGAACCACGTCCAGCACATCCTCGGCAAGCTCGGCTTCGTGAACCGCGCGCAGGTGGCCGCCTGGGCGGCGCAACGCCGTACTCAGCACCCCGAATGAGCAATTCGCACGATGCGGCGCCGCACACCGCGGCGGACGCTGAGAGGCATGACGGATCACGATCAGACCGGCGCGGACCTCGACCTCTGGGACCGGCTCACGACGAGCTACTTCACCGAGCGCGCGGGCTTCACCCCCGCCGCCGGATTCCGGGAGCGCACCGAGAACGCCAGACGAGCCACCGTCGCCAGCGGTACGACGCCTCGCGTCGACCTGTACGTCGACCCGATCTGCCCGTACACCTGGCTGGTCGCGTGCTGGCTGCAGGAGGTCGCCGCCCACCGGACTCTGGACCTGCAGTACCACGTGATGAGTCTGCGGTTCCTCAACGAGGACCGCGACGGCAGTCACCTCGACGGGACGGAAGGCCCGTCCCGGGTCGCGACGGCAGTCGTCGTCCACCACGGACGTGAAGCGTTCCGCGCCTGGCACGGTGCCTTCGGCAACCAGATCTTCGACCACTGGCGCTACCCGACCCCCGCGGAGTACCGCGCCGCCGCGACCGAGGCGCTGGCCGCGACCGGACTGCCCACAGCGCTCGCGGCCGCCGCCGACACCACGCAGTACGACGAGGCGCTCCGCCGCAGCCACGACGAGGGGACAGTGCCCGTCGGCGTGGACGGCGGGACGCCGGTCGTGCATCTCGACGGCGTCGCGTACTTCGGCCCGGTCCTGAACGCGGTCCCGCTCGGCGACGACGCGCTGCGGCTGTTCGACGGCGTCCGGCTGCTCGCGCGGACCCGCGACTTCTTCGAACTCAAACGCACCCGGTCCACACCGCCCGATGTGCGCTACCGTCCGACCAAGGGAGAGGCACGTTCATGAACGACGACGAGCTCTGGGGCGCGATCGACGCGCAGCGGCTGCGCACCGCCGGCTGGCTGGAAACCCTGCGGCCGGACGACTGGACGCATCGCTCGCTCTGCGACGGCTGGACCGTCCGCGACGTGGCCGGGCACCTCACCCTGCAGCAGATGGGCCTCGGCGACGTACTGCGACTCGCGTTGAAGCACCCCGGCGTCCACAGCCTCAACTGGATGATCATGACCTCCGCCCGCGAGAAGGCGGCCCTGCCGACCGAACAGCTGATCGGCGAGATCCGCGCCATGGTCGGATCGCGCCGGCACAACCTCGGCGTCACCGGGTACGAGACGTTGCTCGACATCGTCGTCCACGGCCAGGACATGGCTGTTCCGCTGGGCAGGTCGCTCCCGGTACCGCCCGAAGTGGCAGTAACAGCCGCGACCCGCGCCTGGGGCTACCAAGCGTCGCGGAGCGGACGGCGGAAGTCGAAGGTCTTCCAGCCGCTGCCGTACGCCGGACTTCGCCTGGTCGCCACCGACCTCGACTGGAGCGTCGGCGACGGGCCTGAACTCCGTGGCCCGGTGCTCTCGCTGCTGCTCCTGCTCACCGGGCGGCGCGTCGTACTGCCGCAGCTCGAAGGTCCCGGCGCACAGAGCCTGCAACAGACCCTACAACGGGCGTGACGCCGTACTCCCCGGCTCCGGTGGGCGGCATCCCGCACAGGCGCCGGAGCCGGGTGAGTACGACGGGCCCTCACCGCTGGGCCGGGTGGATGTCCTTGCTCCAGAGCACCTTGCCGTAGAGGTTGCGCAGCGAGACCGTGAAGACGCCGGTCCGCGGGTCGATCCGGGTGTGGCCGAAGAACTGGTTGCCGCCGGCCGGCGACTGGTTCGGGAAGTCCGCGGCCTTCGAGAACACCACCTCCGGGCCGAAGGTGTTGTCGAGCGCGTTCGGCCCGAACGCGCCCGCGTTGATCGGGCCCGCGACGATCTCCCAGAACGGGTCGAAGTCGGTGAACGCCGCCCGCGACGGGTCGTAGTGGTGCGCGGCGCAGTAGTGCACGTCGGCGGTCAGCCAGATCGCGTTCTTGACCTTGCGCTTCTTGAACTGGCTCAGCACCCACGCGATCTCGTGCTCGCGACCGCCCGGCGCCCCCGGCCGGCCGTCCGCGACGCCCTCGATCAGCGGACCGTCCGGGACCAGCAGGCCGAGCGGCATGTCGCTCGCGATCACCTTCCAGGTCGCCCGCGACGCCGCGACCTCGCGGACCAGCCACTCGGTCTGCTCGGCGCCGAGGATCGCGACCGGTCCGGCCTCCGTCGGCACCGGGTTCGCGTCCCGGTAGGTGCGCATGTCCAGGCAGAACACGTCGAGCAGCGGACCGTGGCTGATCTTGCGGTAGATCCGGTCCCGGCCGCCGACGTGCTCCATCGGCAGGTACTCGAGGAACGCCTTCCGGGCCCGCGCCGCGAGCACGTCGACCCGCCGCTCCGTGTACCGGTCGTCGGTGAGGATCTCGCCCGGGTACCAGTTGTTCACCGTCTCGTGGTCGTCCCACTGCGCGATCAGCGGTACGTCGGCGTACATCGCCCGGACGTTGTCGTCGAGCAAGTTGTACGTGTACCGGCCGCGGTACTCGGCCAGCGTCTCGGCGACCTTCGAGACCTCCTCGGTCACCACGTTCTTCCAGACGGTGCCGTCGGCAACCTTCAGCTCGGCCTGGATCGGGCCGTCGGCGTAGATGTTGTCGCCGGAGTGCAGGAAGAAGTCCGGGCGGGTGTCGTGCATCGCCTTGTAGGCGATCATCCCGCCGAGCTCCGGGTTGATGCCGTAGCCCTGGCCCGCGGTGTCGCCGGTGAACACGAACGACACCGGGCGGTTGCGGCCCGGGGTGGTGAACGAGCCGTCCAGGGTCTGGCCGATCCGGCCGTCCTCGTCCTCGAACCCGAGCCGGTAGTCGTACCGCTGCCCCGGCCGCAGGCCGCGCAGCGGAAGCCGGGCCGTGAAATCGTCGGCGGCATCGGTCTTCGGGCCGCGCAGGCTGATCGCCCGGTCGAAACGCCCGTGGCTGGTCAGCTGGACGACGAGCCGGCCGGGCCGGTCGGCGCGCGACCACACGACGGCCGAGTTCGGCGTCAGGTCGGCACTCGCGACCCCCGACGGCAGCGTGGCGCGATCGCGACGGACAAGGTTCGGTGCCGCGGACGCGATGCCCGGTACGGCGAGGGACGCACCGGCGGCGGTGGACGCGGCGAGGAGTTGGCGGCGACTCAGTTTCATGACCCGAAGGTGCGCTCCACGAGTGACCGCCAGGTGACAGCCTGGCTAACTCGGCGGCAAATCACCCTGGGCTGCCAGGCGGGGCCGATCGCGGTCCCCAGGATGACCGGTGTGCGCGCCCAGCAGCAGTACGTCAGCCTCTACACCGACCTCCTGCAAACCGTTCGCGACCTCGCCGTTCCTCAGCCACGACAGCGCGCACCGGCAGATCTTCCACTCCAACGCCCGCAACGACTGGACCGCGCGGAGCCGATCGCGTCGAGGCGGCGGTCGTCGCCGCCCGCATCACGGCGTACGTCGTGGCGCTCTACCTGCTGCTCCCGGACGGGAAGGCGAGCGCGTTCCTCGGGTTGCAGCTCGCGGTGTTCGGGATCTGCCTCGGCGCCGCGTTCGCCCCGAACCACAAGGGCATGCCGATCGTCCGCGAGTACTGCGAACTGCACGGCATCGCGGATGCCGAGGTCGACCTGTTCACGTCGTACCGGATCGTCGTCGAGCACCTGAACGCGGTCGGGCTGCGGGCCCGCGACCCGTTCGACTGCCCACTGGCGGCCGAGCTGCGGTCAGTGGGCGGGCGGGATCTCGCCTGAGCCGCGGATCGTCAGCTTGACCGGGACGCGGACCGTGCGACCCGGGCGGTGCGGCTCCGGGAGGCGCTCGGTCATCAGCTGGATCGCCGTACGGGCCATCACGTCAGCCGACTGCGCGACCGCGGTCAGGCCGGGGCTGAGCAGGTCGCCGAGCTGCAGGTCGTCGAAGGACACCAGCGCCACCCGGTCGCGCCGGCCGGCGAGCCCCCGCAGCACCTCCGCGGTCGTCATGTTGTTTGCCGACAGCAACGCGGTGGCGGGGTCGGCGCGGTCGAGGACGGCCGACAGCGTGATGCCGATGCCCTCGGTGGTCGGCTCGGACAGGTGCACCAGGTCCTCGTCGACCTCGATCCGGTGCCGGGCCATCGCCGCGCGGTACGCCACGACGCGCTCGCGGGCGGTGAAGATCCGCTCGTCGTCACCCAGGTACGCGATCCGCCGGTGGCCCTGCCGGACCAGGTGGTCGATCGCCTGGTCGATACCGCCCGCGTTGTCGGCCAGTACGGCGTCCGCCTCGATCCCGTGCGCGGGACGGTCGATCGTGACGACCGCCATCCCGGCGTCGACGTGCGGGGCGAGGTACTCCTGGGTCTCGCCGATCGGCGCCATGATCAGCGCGTCCGGACGCCGGGCGACGAACTCCAGGCAGACGTCCTTCTCCCGCTCCGGGTCCTCGTCGGTGAGGCCGATCATCACCACGGAGCCCGACGAGCGCGCCCACAGCTCGACCGCGCGGCCGAGCGAGGCGAAGAACGGGTCGCCGATGTCGCGGATCACCACGGCGATCGTGCCGGTCTTGCCGCGGCGCAGCATCCGGGCCGACTCGTTCGGCGTGTAGTTCAGCTCCTTGATCGCCGCCTGCACCTTGGCGGTCAGCTCCGGGCTGACGTTCGGCTCCTCGTTCACCACCCGGGACACGGTCTTCAACGCGACCCCGGCCCGGGCGGCGACCTCCTTCATCGTGGGCCGGCGCTGGCCCGTCCCGTTCACCCCGCTGACACTCATCGCCGGCCCACCTTCCTGTGCTCGCGCCGAAGGCTACTAGAGCGTGTCGCCCGACGCCACGCCGTCGCGAGCAGGTGCTCGGCGGAGTGCCTCGGTGAGCGGGAGCGGAGGGGTCGATGTGGTTTCATCGTTCCCTTCGCTCCCGCTCAGCGAGGTGCCCGCCGAGCGCCGCGCAGTAGGCGTGGCGTTGGGTGACATGCTCTAGCTTTCGACGACCACCGGAATGATCATCGGGCGCCGGCGGTGGGTGTCGCTGACCCATTTGCCGACCACCCGGCGGATCACCTGCTGCAACTGGTACATGTCGTCGACGCCGCTGCCGATGGCCTTCTCGATCTCGGCCTCGATCCGCGGTTTCAGGTCGTCGAACACGGTGTCGTCCTCGGCGAACCCGCGGGCCTGGATCTCCGGCCCGGCGGTCAGCTTGCCGGTCACCGAGTCCATCACCGCGATCACCGAGATGAACCCCTCGTCGCCGAGGATCCGGCGGTCCTTCAGCGAGGTCTCGGTGATGTCGCCGACGGTCGAGCCGTCGACGAAGACGTACCCGCAGTCCACCTTGCCGGCCACCACGGCCTTGCCGTCGATCAGGTCGACCACGACGCCGTCCTCGACCACGACCACGTTCTCCCGCGGTACGCCGGTCTGCACTGCCAGGTCCGCGTTCGCGTGCAGGTGCCGGACCTCGCCGTGCACCGGCATCACGTTGCGCGGCTTCACGATGTTGTAGCAGTACAGCAACTCGCCCGCGCTGGCGTGCCCGGAGACGTGCACCAGCGCGTTGCCCTTGTGGACGACGTTCGCGCCGTGCCGGATCAGGCCGTTGATCACCCGGTACACCGAGTTCTCGTTGCCGGGGATCAGCGAGGACGCCAGGACGACGGTGTCACCGGGCTGCAGCTGGACGACGTTGTGGTCGTTCGCGGCGATCCGGGACAGCGCCGACATCGGCTCGCCCTGCGAACCGGTCGACACCAGCACCACCTGCTCCGGCGGGTAGTCGTCCACCTCGCGCATGTCGATCAGCGTGTCGCCGGGCACGTTCAGGAAGCCGAGGTCGCGGGCGACGCCCATGTTGCGGACCATCGAGCGGCCGACGTACGCGACCTTGCGGCGGTGCTTCACCGCGGCGTCCATCACCTGCTGGACGCGGTGCACGTGGGAGGCGAAGCAGGCGACGATGATCCGCTGGTTCTTCGCCTTGGTGAAGACCCGGTCCAGCACCGGCGCGATGTCGCGCTCGTGGGTGGTGAAGCCGGGGACCTCGGAGTTCGTCGAGTCGACGCAGAACAGGTCCACGCCCTCCTCGCCGAGCCGGGCGAACGCGCGCAGGTCGGTGATCCGGTTGTCCAGCGGGAGCTGGTCCATCTTGAAGTCGCCGGTGTGCAGCACCAGGCCGGCCGGCGTCCGGATCGCCACCGCGAGCGCGTCCGGGATCGAATGGTTCACCGCGACGAACTCGCAGACGAACGGCCCGATCTGCAGCTTCTCGCCCTCGACCACGGTCTGCTGCGGCACGTTGCGGTGCCGGTGCTCCTTCAGCTTGCCCTCGAGCAGCGCGAGCGTGAGCTGCGACCCGACGACCGGGATGTCGCCTCGCTCGCGCAGCAGGTAGGGCAACCCGCCGATGTGGTCCTCGTGGCCGTGCGTCAGCACCACCGCGACGACGTCGTCGAGGCGGTGCCGGATCGGTTCGAAGTCCGGCAGGATCAGGTCCACGCCGGGCTGGTTCTCGTCCGGGAACAGCACGCCGCAGTCGACGATCAGCAGCTTGCCGTCGTACTCGAACACCGTCATATTCCGGCCGACCTCGCCGAGGCCGCCGAGCGGGATGACCCGCAAAGCGCCCGGAGCGAGAGGTCCGGGCGCGTCGAGATCTGGGTGGGGATGGCTCATGCAATCAGTCCTGCCGTCTTGAGGTCGGTGGTGAGCCCGTCCACTTGCGCCGCCGTCGCCTCGACCAGCGGCGACCGCAGCGTCGCGTGCTCGATGACGCCGGCCAGCCTGAGCGCGGCCTTCACCATGATGGCGCCCTGGGTCCTGGTCATGATCGCCTCGACGGCGGGCACCAGCCGTCGGTCGATCTGCTGAGCGGTGGCGAGGTCGCCGGCCACCACGGCGTCGATCAACTGCCGGTACTCCCGGCTCGCGAC containing:
- a CDS encoding disulfide bond formation protein DsbA; its protein translation is MTDHDQTGADLDLWDRLTTSYFTERAGFTPAAGFRERTENARRATVASGTTPRVDLYVDPICPYTWLVACWLQEVAAHRTLDLQYHVMSLRFLNEDRDGSHLDGTEGPSRVATAVVVHHGREAFRAWHGAFGNQIFDHWRYPTPAEYRAAATEALAATGLPTALAAAADTTQYDEALRRSHDEGTVPVGVDGGTPVVHLDGVAYFGPVLNAVPLGDDALRLFDGVRLLARTRDFFELKRTRSTPPDVRYRPTKGEARS
- a CDS encoding alkaline phosphatase D family protein, which produces MKLSRRQLLAASTAAGASLAVPGIASAAPNLVRRDRATLPSGVASADLTPNSAVVWSRADRPGRLVVQLTSHGRFDRAISLRGPKTDAADDFTARLPLRGLRPGQRYDYRLGFEDEDGRIGQTLDGSFTTPGRNRPVSFVFTGDTAGQGYGINPELGGMIAYKAMHDTRPDFFLHSGDNIYADGPIQAELKVADGTVWKNVVTEEVSKVAETLAEYRGRYTYNLLDDNVRAMYADVPLIAQWDDHETVNNWYPGEILTDDRYTERRVDVLAARARKAFLEYLPMEHVGGRDRIYRKISHGPLLDVFCLDMRTYRDANPVPTEAGPVAILGAEQTEWLVREVAASRATWKVIASDMPLGLLVPDGPLIEGVADGRPGAPGGREHEIAWVLSQFKKRKVKNAIWLTADVHYCAAHHYDPSRAAFTDFDPFWEIVAGPINAGAFGPNALDNTFGPEVVFSKAADFPNQSPAGGNQFFGHTRIDPRTGVFTVSLRNLYGKVLWSKDIHPAQR
- a CDS encoding LacI family DNA-binding transcriptional regulator encodes the protein MSVSGVNGTGQRRPTMKEVAARAGVALKTVSRVVNEEPNVSPELTAKVQAAIKELNYTPNESARMLRRGKTGTIAVVIRDIGDPFFASLGRAVELWARSSGSVVMIGLTDEDPEREKDVCLEFVARRPDALIMAPIGETQEYLAPHVDAGMAVVTIDRPAHGIEADAVLADNAGGIDQAIDHLVRQGHRRIAYLGDDERIFTARERVVAYRAAMARHRIEVDEDLVHLSEPTTEGIGITLSAVLDRADPATALLSANNMTTAEVLRGLAGRRDRVALVSFDDLQLGDLLSPGLTAVAQSADVMARTAIQLMTERLPEPHRPGRTVRVPVKLTIRGSGEIPPAH
- a CDS encoding LuxR C-terminal-related transcriptional regulator, which gives rise to MGNTGDHLLAAAAVAGDRVRLDVLQQVVAMPPGDFLAAVDTLVRSGALVLPPDSGEAWFADESVRRDALAQLPLGARADLHRRTAEALDPSTDQAEIVRHWSAAVATTPEPLHRAHLQLQLALAAIRAGDLSAAHAAVQAAVTTARKSQATELLAEAAVTLEPIGQAAWDGDIHQWCTEALAAPDLTPHARVHLLARQTQAAVYLARWHEAVSTSSDALTQAEALGDADLLVEALTARQLATSGPDDVDELAAAADRMIDLGTSTGRAEVELRGRLWRIDALWYHGDLAAIAAETGRLASCAERVDGPHGRWHVLITRASLALARAEFDEAEAMLGEALDWFRRIGHPVVHGAEVSTRMLLGHHRGHSDEMLGPDVWQFGTDSRWDLFARLCRAFVLLDAGRRDEAAALYQRCGRPDSWQAPRAGELLLHTFTARVAAGLGITDDVRGARAQLEPHRGRYVVGGGGGTNFLGPVELALGVCAAALGEWNAAVTDLRQAIVLCRSIGAPGFAVEAACLLAEVYDRSGQQAQARATAAETVPLAKALRMTPWLERLERPDDPLSPREREVARLVAAGLSNRGIAAALVISERTAQNHVQHILGKLGFVNRAQVAAWAAQRRTQHPE
- a CDS encoding prolyl oligopeptidase family serine peptidase, with amino-acid sequence MTYPESRRDDVVETLHGHQIADPYRWLEDPDSADTQDWVRRQNEYTQAELATYAERGWFQTTMSAILARPRAGVPVKKAGWYFVGRNDGTQAQDVIYVAESLDELVSAGRVLIDPNTLSADGTDSLGSFTVSPDGKYFAYGINESGSDWTTFRLLDIATGTPVDDGVSEAKFCEATWLPDSSAYLYLHYPSSGRSEGTETTSLSGGQLKLHRVGTPQSEDELVLSFPGQDRYFITPEVSDDDRYLVVHITEGTDPSTRLWVYQITSDGLGEPTKVVDEFADEIAFVRMSGDQLVLRTDRDASRGRVVLSNLEGEFTDLIPEGEATLQAVRGTANGLATLTLVDAQPQLTLYALDGSGRRVVDVPGGGVVGLNAGPEYDELFIGLSTTTDPTLSYVVSTGSGDVRALPELVRGSGGFTPPQVTVTRHVAPGREVPYFLITRSDLDFDAPRPTLMWGYGGFRIPIEADYRPGWPAWLAAGGVLVITNLRGGGEYGSEWHDAGRLKNKQNVFDDFIAVAEHLRDTGVTTPEQLAIHGRSNGGLLVGAVMTQRPDLFAVALPGVGVLDMLRFHLFTVGAAWASDYGLPDDPEQFEDLLAYSPLHRVSDGTAYPATLVVTGDHDDRVVPLHSHKFIAALQHAQSGPQPVLTRVEVNTGHGFGKPAAMVASEWADLLAFAAHHVGLLPPEQ
- a CDS encoding aminotransferase class V-fold PLP-dependent enzyme, with the protein product MSILSILEPASTTTPRPTVTRQVTGNIPTTVGSDLLVPLADGRVTDYANFDHGASAPCLESVRASVEAALPSYASVHRGNGYASRITTQWYERARAEVHSFVGARADDQVIFTRQTTDALNLLAHAVPRDATVIVFESEHHAALLPWPAERTVRLKAPATQAEAVSNVADVLRQAPEGPRLVVVTGASNVTGEIFPIAEIAKVAKAHGARVCLDAAQLAPHRPVDIATLDVDWVALSGHKLYAPYGAGALIGRSDWLDAAEPYLYGGGATHAVTGDTVVWTTGPARHEGGSPNVIGAIALASACAAISKHRDAIEQHERSLLARLRTGLAQIDKVTTYSIFGEDADRVGTVCFTVEGLTSTLVSAALSAEYGIGVRDGKFCAHPLVGHLLANSPEHGTAVRASLGLGTTREHVDRLVDAVRTLAGTGPRTEYAETAHGCQPSDDPRDLRAPRIW
- a CDS encoding maleylpyruvate isomerase family mycothiol-dependent enzyme, translated to MNDDELWGAIDAQRLRTAGWLETLRPDDWTHRSLCDGWTVRDVAGHLTLQQMGLGDVLRLALKHPGVHSLNWMIMTSAREKAALPTEQLIGEIRAMVGSRRHNLGVTGYETLLDIVVHGQDMAVPLGRSLPVPPEVAVTAATRAWGYQASRSGRRKSKVFQPLPYAGLRLVATDLDWSVGDGPELRGPVLSLLLLLTGRRVVLPQLEGPGAQSLQQTLQRA